The following proteins are co-located in the Gordonia polyisoprenivorans genome:
- a CDS encoding helix-turn-helix domain-containing protein has translation MAVVRQEERSFDEANDGSAGAAASVDPKKLVAAGLKRERTRAGLSLGELARQAGVSKSTLSQLESGVGNPSVETMWALSTALGIQFSALLDAPERRVEVVRAGEGPVIAAADADYLTTLLSAAPPGSRRDIYLIRAEPGAPRRSAPHARGVVEHVVLSAGRALIGPTENPVELAPGDYIGYPGDVEHIFDALEPGTAAVLVSESL, from the coding sequence ATGGCTGTCGTACGTCAAGAAGAACGATCGTTCGACGAAGCGAACGACGGGTCGGCGGGTGCCGCGGCGTCGGTCGATCCGAAGAAGCTCGTCGCCGCCGGACTCAAGCGCGAGCGCACCCGCGCGGGCCTGTCGCTCGGCGAGCTCGCGCGTCAGGCCGGGGTCAGCAAGTCCACCTTGTCCCAGCTCGAATCCGGCGTCGGGAACCCGAGCGTGGAGACGATGTGGGCGCTCAGTACCGCACTGGGAATCCAGTTCTCGGCACTGCTCGACGCCCCCGAACGCAGGGTCGAGGTGGTGCGCGCGGGGGAGGGGCCGGTCATCGCGGCCGCCGACGCCGACTATCTGACGACACTGCTGTCGGCGGCCCCGCCCGGTTCGCGTCGTGACATCTACCTGATCCGGGCCGAACCGGGTGCGCCGCGACGGTCGGCCCCGCACGCCCGCGGCGTCGTCGAGCATGTGGTGCTCAGCGCCGGCCGGGCGCTGATCGGGCCGACCGAGAACCCCGTCGAGCTCGCACCCGGCGACTACATCGGTTACCCGGGCGACGTGGAGCACATCTTCGACGCGCTCGAGCCGGGCACCGCGGCGGTGCTCGTCAGCGAATCGCTGTAG